The proteins below come from a single Caulobacter flavus genomic window:
- the obgE gene encoding GTPase ObgE — protein MKFLDQCKIFIRSGNGGGGSVSFRREKYIEYGGPDGGDGGRGGDIWIEAVEGLNTLIDYRYQQHFKAGTGVHGMGRQRHGAAGDDIVLKVPVGTEVLEEDKETLIVDLDEPGMRVLLAKGGNGGWGNLHFKGPVNQAPMWANPGQEGEERWLWLRLKLIADVGLVGLPNAGKSTFLAAASAAKPKIADYPFTTLTPNLGVVDLSTSERFVIADIPGLIEGASEGAGLGTRFLGHVERSATLIHLVDATQDDIVGAWTTIRGELEAYGDELADKSEILALNKIDALDEETRLAKQAELEAVAGVKPMLISGVSGEGVTELLRAAYRQVRVRRGDAVAEIEDDEDHVEETPGGWQP, from the coding sequence ATGAAATTCCTGGATCAATGCAAGATCTTCATCCGCTCCGGAAACGGCGGCGGCGGGTCGGTGTCTTTCCGACGCGAGAAGTACATCGAGTACGGCGGCCCCGACGGCGGCGACGGCGGTCGCGGCGGCGACATCTGGATCGAGGCCGTCGAGGGCCTCAACACCCTGATCGACTACCGCTACCAGCAGCACTTCAAGGCCGGCACCGGCGTGCACGGCATGGGCCGGCAGCGCCACGGCGCGGCCGGCGACGACATCGTGCTGAAGGTTCCGGTCGGCACCGAGGTGCTGGAAGAAGACAAGGAAACCCTGATCGTCGACCTCGACGAGCCGGGCATGCGCGTGCTTCTGGCCAAGGGCGGCAACGGCGGCTGGGGCAACCTGCACTTCAAGGGCCCGGTCAACCAGGCCCCGATGTGGGCCAATCCCGGCCAGGAGGGCGAGGAGCGCTGGCTGTGGCTGCGCCTGAAGCTGATCGCCGACGTCGGCCTGGTCGGCCTGCCCAACGCCGGCAAGTCGACCTTCCTGGCCGCCGCCAGCGCCGCCAAGCCCAAGATCGCCGACTATCCCTTCACCACCCTGACCCCGAACCTCGGCGTCGTGGACCTGTCGACCAGCGAGCGCTTCGTGATCGCCGACATTCCCGGCCTGATCGAAGGCGCGTCGGAAGGCGCAGGCCTGGGCACCCGGTTCCTGGGCCACGTCGAGCGCTCGGCCACGCTGATCCACCTGGTGGACGCCACCCAGGACGACATCGTCGGCGCCTGGACCACGATCCGGGGCGAGCTCGAGGCCTATGGCGACGAACTGGCCGACAAGTCCGAGATCCTGGCGCTGAACAAGATCGACGCCCTGGACGAGGAGACCCGCCTGGCCAAGCAGGCCGAGCTGGAAGCCGTGGCCGGCGTCAAGCCGATGCTGATCTCCGGCGTGTCGGGCGAAGGCGTGACCGAGCTCCTGCGCGCGGCCTACCGCCAGGTCCGCGTCCGCCGCGGCGACGCGGTGGCCGAGATCGAGGACGACGAGGACCACGTCGAGGAGACGCCGGGGGGCTGGCAGCCGTGA
- the proB gene encoding glutamate 5-kinase translates to MNLGVGGPLGQARRIVFKVGSALLVDAATGAANKPWLEAFCADAAALRAAGKQVVVVSSGAGALGRRRLGLSGRKITLPEKQAAAAAGQSLLMRAWEEAFEPHGVGVAQILMTRDDTETRRRWLNARATVETLLSLGVVPVVNENDTVATEEIRYGDNDRLAARVGQLAGADLLVLLSDIDGLYTADPRRDPKATHIARVSEITPAIAAMAEGANAAAGVGTGGMATKIAAARIARAAGCATLITLGSRPRPLAAIEDGAAATLIEAAASPAAAYKAWIAGSLAPQGWVTIDAGAVAALKTGKSLLAAGVRAVEGPFEKGDAVRVRDETGREVARGLVRYDSADALRIAGLRSDAIEAELGFTEGPMIHTDDLAVNS, encoded by the coding sequence GTGAACCTGGGGGTCGGGGGACCTCTGGGCCAGGCCCGGAGGATCGTGTTCAAGGTCGGCTCGGCCCTGCTGGTCGACGCCGCCACGGGCGCGGCCAACAAGCCGTGGCTGGAGGCGTTCTGCGCGGACGCCGCGGCCCTTCGCGCGGCCGGCAAGCAAGTGGTCGTGGTGTCGTCCGGCGCGGGGGCGCTGGGACGCAGGCGCCTGGGGCTTTCGGGCCGCAAGATCACCCTGCCGGAAAAGCAGGCCGCCGCCGCCGCCGGCCAGAGCCTCCTGATGCGGGCCTGGGAGGAAGCGTTCGAGCCGCACGGCGTCGGCGTCGCCCAGATCCTGATGACCCGCGACGACACCGAGACCCGCCGCCGCTGGCTGAACGCCCGCGCCACGGTCGAGACCCTGCTGTCGCTGGGCGTCGTGCCGGTGGTCAACGAGAACGACACGGTGGCCACCGAAGAGATCCGCTACGGCGACAACGACCGCCTGGCCGCTCGCGTCGGCCAGCTGGCCGGCGCCGACCTGCTGGTGCTGCTGTCCGACATCGACGGCCTCTATACCGCCGACCCGCGCCGCGACCCGAAAGCGACCCACATCGCCCGGGTCAGCGAGATCACGCCGGCGATCGCCGCCATGGCCGAGGGCGCCAACGCCGCCGCCGGGGTCGGCACCGGCGGCATGGCCACCAAGATCGCCGCCGCCCGCATCGCCCGGGCCGCCGGCTGCGCCACCCTGATCACCCTGGGCTCGCGCCCCCGACCGCTGGCCGCCATCGAGGACGGCGCGGCCGCCACCCTGATCGAGGCCGCCGCCTCGCCCGCCGCCGCCTATAAGGCCTGGATCGCCGGCTCGCTGGCCCCGCAGGGCTGGGTGACCATCGACGCCGGCGCCGTCGCCGCCCTGAAGACCGGCAAGAGCCTGCTGGCCGCCGGGGTCCGCGCCGTCGAGGGTCCGTTCGAAAAGGGCGACGCCGTCCGCGTTCGCGACGAGACCGGCCGCGAGGTCGCCCGTGGACTGGTCCGCTACGACAGCGCCGACGCCTTGCGGATCGCCGGCCTGCGCAGCGACGCCATCGAGGCCGAGCTGGGCTTCACCGAAGGCCCGATGATCCACACCGACGACCTGGCGGTGAATAGCTGA
- a CDS encoding alpha/beta fold hydrolase, which yields MSLAFLGGRAVARALVIVLAALLALGIAVSIARAQPAAQPAYVADRLSVEVVGQGPDVILVPGLASSRGVFRPLADRLKATHRVHLVQLSGFAGQAWTGGDGPFVDPAVEALAAYVRSAGLERPAVIGHSMGGLSGLLLAQRHPELVGRLMTVDSLPFYSAMFGPTATPASARPFADRMAAGVLSASPEAFAAQQAAAAKGLSRTPAMQETIVAWSLASDRKAVAKAISEVMTLDARPGLAAMKTPVTALYAVDTEGALPPAVVGALWMREYDALPGVKLVRVENSRHFIMADQPEAFAKAVDGFLK from the coding sequence ATGTCGCTCGCCTTCCTCGGCGGCCGCGCGGTCGCGCGCGCCCTCGTCATCGTCCTGGCCGCCCTGCTGGCCCTCGGGATCGCCGTGTCGATCGCCCGGGCCCAGCCCGCCGCTCAACCTGCCTATGTCGCCGACCGGCTGTCGGTCGAGGTGGTCGGGCAGGGGCCCGACGTGATCCTGGTGCCGGGCCTGGCCTCCTCGCGCGGGGTGTTCCGGCCGCTGGCCGACAGGCTGAAGGCCACGCACCGCGTGCACCTGGTGCAGCTGTCGGGCTTCGCCGGCCAGGCCTGGACCGGCGGCGACGGACCGTTCGTCGACCCGGCGGTCGAGGCCCTGGCGGCCTATGTCCGCTCGGCGGGCCTAGAGCGGCCGGCGGTGATCGGCCACTCGATGGGCGGGCTGTCGGGCCTGCTGCTGGCCCAGCGCCATCCCGAACTGGTCGGCCGGCTGATGACCGTCGACAGCCTTCCGTTCTACAGCGCCATGTTCGGGCCCACGGCCACGCCGGCCAGCGCCAGGCCCTTCGCCGACCGCATGGCGGCGGGCGTCCTGTCGGCCAGCCCCGAGGCCTTCGCCGCCCAGCAGGCGGCGGCCGCCAAGGGCCTGTCGCGCACCCCGGCCATGCAGGAGACCATCGTCGCCTGGTCGCTGGCCTCGGACCGCAAGGCCGTGGCCAAGGCGATCTCCGAGGTGATGACGCTGGACGCCCGTCCGGGCCTGGCGGCGATGAAGACCCCGGTCACCGCGCTCTACGCCGTCGACACCGAAGGCGCGCTGCCGCCGGCCGTGGTCGGGGCGCTGTGGATGCGCGAATACGACGCCTTGCCGGGTGTGAAGCTGGTCCGCGTGGAGAACAGCCGCCACTTCATCATGGCCGATCAGCCGGAGGCCTTCGCCAAGGCGGTGGACGGGTTTCTGAAGTAG
- a CDS encoding helix-turn-helix transcriptional regulator — translation MKNRLKLLRVERGWTQEQLGQRLNVSRQAVNALETEKHDPSLDLAYRIAAIFERPIEEIFENPHVR, via the coding sequence ATGAAGAACCGCCTGAAGCTGCTGCGCGTCGAGCGCGGCTGGACCCAGGAACAGCTGGGCCAGCGGCTGAACGTCTCGCGCCAGGCGGTCAACGCCCTGGAGACCGAGAAGCACGATCCGTCCCTCGATCTCGCCTACCGCATCGCCGCGATCTTCGAGCGGCCGATCGAAGAGATCTTCGAGAACCCGCACGTCCGCTGA
- a CDS encoding tyrosinase family protein — protein sequence MIDRRVMLATGLAAGLAADLAATGEAAAQSLRRRVSWQVFRTSTSGPSYARAVAIMRGNSNASDPNSWFYWANIHQNFCPHGVPYFLAWHRGYILQFEQKIRELSRDPNFSLPYWNYFTDPNIPSEFTNPSPGNPLYVKRTNTNVSNALGYDFTDPYWKQLPRNWPTPMEPKVESVPHNQVHNIIGGFMPTLQSPQDPIFWLHHANIDRLWCAWVKAGAGRANPVPTDAYWNGTFVYGAQPQMDKRQTYSAEGLGYMYDDERLPTPRRLRAAVAPPIRAVPLAKERLIGQVLSLGETQGGLTLDQSSFSVRVPLGDDGQNRTRLLTAQPPRGPSAAAVRPPVNVNVVLEDVAVTEAGKAGGYFYQVYVNLPAGGALDQRRLIGTVGAFEIAGAQHNGGGDGPHAAHGDGKVRLVLPATEALRRLSPGQLREVKVSFVRVDGPEAPTGPAITIGAFRVESTVEAPR from the coding sequence ATGATCGATCGGCGAGTGATGCTGGCCACGGGGCTGGCGGCGGGTTTGGCGGCGGACCTGGCGGCGACCGGTGAAGCGGCGGCGCAGTCGCTGCGACGGCGGGTCAGCTGGCAGGTGTTCAGGACCTCGACCTCGGGGCCGTCCTACGCCCGCGCGGTGGCGATCATGCGCGGCAACTCCAACGCTTCCGATCCCAACAGCTGGTTCTATTGGGCCAACATCCACCAGAACTTCTGCCCGCACGGCGTGCCGTACTTCCTGGCCTGGCATCGCGGCTACATCCTGCAGTTCGAGCAGAAGATCCGCGAGCTGTCGCGCGATCCCAACTTCAGCCTGCCCTACTGGAACTACTTCACCGACCCGAACATCCCGTCGGAGTTCACCAACCCGTCGCCCGGCAACCCGCTGTACGTCAAGCGCACCAACACCAACGTCTCGAACGCCCTCGGCTACGACTTCACCGATCCCTACTGGAAACAGCTGCCGCGCAACTGGCCCACGCCCATGGAGCCGAAGGTCGAGAGCGTGCCGCACAATCAGGTCCACAACATCATCGGCGGCTTCATGCCCACCCTGCAGTCGCCGCAGGATCCGATCTTCTGGCTGCACCACGCCAACATCGACCGGCTGTGGTGCGCCTGGGTCAAGGCCGGCGCCGGCCGCGCCAACCCGGTCCCGACCGACGCCTACTGGAACGGGACCTTCGTCTATGGCGCCCAGCCGCAGATGGACAAGCGCCAGACCTACAGCGCCGAGGGCCTGGGCTACATGTACGACGACGAGCGCCTGCCGACCCCGCGCCGGCTGCGCGCCGCCGTCGCCCCGCCGATCCGCGCCGTGCCCCTGGCCAAGGAGCGGCTGATCGGCCAGGTGCTGTCGCTGGGCGAGACCCAGGGCGGACTGACGCTGGACCAGAGCTCGTTCAGCGTGCGCGTGCCGCTCGGCGACGACGGCCAGAACCGCACGCGGCTGCTGACCGCCCAGCCGCCGCGCGGCCCGTCTGCCGCCGCCGTCCGGCCGCCCGTGAACGTCAACGTCGTGCTCGAGGACGTGGCGGTGACCGAGGCCGGCAAGGCCGGCGGCTATTTCTACCAGGTCTATGTGAACCTGCCGGCCGGCGGCGCCCTTGACCAGCGACGCCTGATCGGCACGGTCGGCGCCTTCGAGATCGCCGGCGCCCAGCACAACGGCGGCGGCGATGGTCCTCACGCCGCCCACGGCGACGGCAAGGTGCGCCTGGTGCTGCCGGCCACCGAGGCCCTGCGCCGCCTGTCGCCGGGCCAGCTGCGCGAGGTCAAGGTGTCGTTCGTCCGCGTCGACGGCCCCGAGGCCCCGACCGGCCCGGCGATCACCATCGGCGCCTTCCGTGTGGAATCGACCGTGGAGGCGCCCCGCTAG
- a CDS encoding glutamate-5-semialdehyde dehydrogenase: MDDAAGGLQATMRAMGQAAREGARALRLATPAQRTAALTAIAAAIRADAPAILGANARDLEKAGANGLTPPMIERLMLNEARLEGVAAGVEAVAAIPDPLGVETARWTRPNGLDIARVRTPIGVIAMIYESRPNVTADAAALTLRSGNAVILRGGSECIESNLAIHAAVVKGLTAAGLPHQVVQMVRTTDRAAVGAILSGLDRSIDLIIPRGGKSLVARVQAEARAPVLGHLEGLNHVFVHEAADLKKAADIVLNAKMRRVSVCGSAETLLIDRAAAGKLLPPIADVLIKAGCEIRGDAAARAIEPELKAAAVEDWTTEYLAPIIAVAVVDGVEGAAQHIATYGSGHTDAIVTEDAAAAERFVSQVDSAIVLVNASTQFADGGEFGFGAEIGIATDKLHARGPVGAEQLTTFKYVVRGTGQTRP; the protein is encoded by the coding sequence ATGGACGACGCGGCCGGGGGCCTGCAGGCGACGATGAGGGCGATGGGCCAGGCGGCCCGCGAAGGCGCGCGCGCGCTGCGCCTCGCCACGCCAGCCCAGCGCACCGCCGCCCTGACCGCCATCGCCGCCGCGATCCGCGCCGACGCGCCGGCCATCCTGGGCGCCAACGCCCGCGACCTCGAAAAGGCCGGCGCCAACGGCCTGACCCCGCCGATGATCGAGCGGCTGATGCTGAACGAGGCCCGCCTCGAAGGCGTCGCCGCCGGCGTCGAGGCCGTGGCCGCCATTCCCGACCCGCTGGGCGTGGAGACCGCCCGCTGGACCCGGCCCAACGGGCTGGACATCGCTCGCGTGCGCACGCCGATCGGCGTCATCGCCATGATCTACGAGAGCCGTCCGAACGTGACGGCCGACGCCGCGGCCCTGACCCTGCGCTCGGGCAACGCCGTGATCCTGCGCGGCGGCTCGGAGTGCATCGAGTCCAACCTGGCCATCCACGCCGCCGTGGTGAAGGGCCTGACCGCCGCCGGCCTGCCCCACCAGGTCGTGCAGATGGTGCGCACCACCGACCGCGCCGCCGTCGGCGCCATCCTGTCGGGCCTGGACCGGTCGATCGACCTGATCATCCCGCGCGGCGGCAAGAGCCTGGTCGCCCGTGTCCAGGCCGAGGCCCGCGCCCCGGTGCTGGGCCACCTGGAAGGCCTCAACCACGTCTTCGTGCACGAAGCCGCCGACCTGAAGAAGGCCGCCGACATCGTGCTGAACGCCAAGATGCGCCGCGTGTCGGTGTGCGGCTCGGCCGAAACCCTGCTGATCGACCGCGCCGCGGCCGGCAAGCTGCTGCCGCCGATCGCCGACGTGCTGATCAAGGCCGGCTGCGAGATCCGCGGCGACGCCGCCGCCCGCGCCATCGAGCCGGAGCTGAAGGCCGCCGCCGTCGAGGACTGGACTACCGAGTACCTGGCCCCGATCATCGCCGTGGCCGTGGTCGACGGCGTCGAGGGCGCGGCCCAGCACATCGCCACCTACGGCTCGGGCCACACCGACGCCATCGTCACCGAGGACGCCGCCGCCGCCGAGCGGTTCGTCTCGCAGGTCGACAGCGCCATCGTGCTGGTCAACGCCTCCACCCAGTTCGCCGACGGCGGCGAATTCGGCTTCGGAGCCGAGATCGGCATCGCCACCGACAAGCTTCACGCCCGCGGCCCGGTTGGGGCCGAGCAACTGACGACGTTCAAGTATGTGGTTCGCGGGACCGGCCAGACTCGTCCCTGA
- a CDS encoding nicotinate-nucleotide adenylyltransferase has product MWFAGPARLVPEAGRPSAHRLGFHLEPGMRVGLFGGSFNPAHEGHAHVAETALHRLNLDKVIWLVSPQNPLKSSRETRPLAERMDEARRWARGSSMIVSDAETRLGSQYTIDTLRVLKARFPRVKFVWVMGADSLATFHRWRGWTQIMREVPVAVVSRPWAALKARSSPAARRFAFARRPASAAATIADADVPAWVYLTGPLNFASSTALRARQTKG; this is encoded by the coding sequence ATGTGGTTCGCGGGACCGGCCAGACTCGTCCCTGAGGCCGGCCGCCCCAGCGCCCATCGTCTCGGTTTCCACCTGGAGCCGGGCATGCGCGTCGGGCTGTTCGGCGGCAGCTTCAACCCGGCGCACGAGGGCCACGCCCACGTGGCCGAGACCGCCTTGCATCGCCTGAACCTCGACAAGGTGATCTGGCTGGTCTCGCCGCAGAACCCGCTGAAGTCCTCACGCGAGACGAGGCCCCTGGCCGAGCGCATGGACGAGGCGCGCCGGTGGGCGCGCGGCTCCAGCATGATCGTCTCCGACGCCGAGACGCGGCTGGGCTCGCAGTACACCATCGACACCCTGCGGGTGCTGAAGGCCCGCTTCCCGCGCGTGAAGTTCGTCTGGGTGATGGGCGCCGACAGCCTGGCCACCTTCCACCGCTGGCGCGGCTGGACCCAGATCATGCGCGAGGTCCCCGTCGCCGTGGTCTCGCGACCGTGGGCGGCGCTGAAGGCCCGCAGTTCGCCGGCCGCCCGCCGCTTCGCCTTCGCCCGACGCCCGGCCAGCGCCGCGGCGACCATCGCCGACGCCGACGTTCCGGCGTGGGTCTACCTCACCGGCCCGCTGAACTTCGCCTCGTCCACGGCCCTGAGAGCGCGCCAGACCAAGGGCTGA
- a CDS encoding Panacea domain-containing protein, with protein sequence MHLQKLTYIAHGWNWAINGEPLIFDDIEAWSFGPVVRDLYDHTKFFGSAPINRPITPDDSEVARFFGKTGHAKPYRANLTERERQIIAQVWARYGSLGAIRLSELTHQPGTPWFKAFSRGRNTKIDEHDIQAHYDALADRAA encoded by the coding sequence ATGCACCTGCAGAAACTTACCTACATCGCTCACGGCTGGAATTGGGCGATCAACGGCGAGCCGCTTATCTTTGACGATATCGAGGCTTGGAGCTTCGGGCCGGTCGTCAGAGATCTCTACGATCACACCAAGTTCTTTGGCAGCGCGCCCATCAACCGTCCGATCACACCCGATGACAGCGAAGTCGCGCGCTTCTTCGGAAAGACGGGACACGCCAAACCCTATCGCGCCAACCTGACGGAACGGGAGCGGCAGATCATAGCGCAGGTCTGGGCCCGCTACGGGAGCCTTGGCGCCATCCGGCTCTCGGAACTTACCCACCAACCAGGCACACCCTGGTTCAAGGCGTTCAGCCGAGGTCGCAACACCAAGATCGATGAGCACGATATTCAGGCTCACTACGACGCGTTAGCCGATCGTGCCGCCTAG
- the rsfS gene encoding ribosome silencing factor → MRSDPAPTAHEGTAKAESSTENPTLSTDLNIKALERLILDRLDDDKAQDIVHIDLTDKSSVADSLIVASGRSHRHVGALADHVLRALKDHGLGKARVEGLPHCDWVLIDAGDVVVHLFRPEVRSFYNIEKIWAVDAPHRMPAASSN, encoded by the coding sequence CTGCGTAGCGACCCCGCGCCGACGGCGCACGAGGGAACGGCCAAGGCCGAATCCTCGACTGAAAATCCGACGCTCAGTACGGACCTGAACATCAAGGCGCTGGAGCGCCTGATCCTGGACCGCCTCGACGACGACAAGGCCCAGGACATCGTCCACATCGACCTGACGGACAAGAGCTCCGTGGCCGACAGCCTGATCGTGGCTTCGGGCCGCTCGCATCGTCACGTCGGCGCCCTGGCCGACCACGTGCTGCGCGCGCTGAAGGATCATGGCCTGGGCAAAGCCCGGGTCGAAGGCCTGCCGCACTGCGACTGGGTGCTGATCGACGCCGGCGACGTCGTCGTCCACCTGTTCCGTCCCGAAGTGCGCAGCTTCTACAACATCGAGAAGATCTGGGCCGTCGACGCCCCGCACCGGATGCCGGCCGCGTCGTCGAACTGA
- the rlmH gene encoding 23S rRNA (pseudouridine(1915)-N(3))-methyltransferase RlmH: MKITILTVGKLGRMVEAQLALDYASRATASGRALALGPVEILEVEARKPGKAAEAEVLRPHLEGAYVVACDEHGKVHTSRAFAGRLERLRDDGQRRIVFLIGGADGLDPSILSQANELLAFGPQTWPHALARAMLAEQIYRAATILGGSPYHRD, from the coding sequence ATGAAGATCACCATCCTCACCGTCGGGAAGCTCGGCCGCATGGTCGAGGCGCAGCTGGCGCTGGACTACGCGTCCCGCGCCACGGCGTCCGGCCGCGCCCTGGCGCTGGGTCCCGTCGAGATCCTCGAGGTCGAGGCCCGCAAGCCGGGCAAGGCCGCCGAGGCCGAGGTGCTGCGCCCCCACCTGGAAGGCGCCTACGTCGTGGCCTGCGACGAGCACGGCAAGGTCCACACCTCGCGGGCCTTCGCCGGACGGCTGGAGCGGCTGCGCGACGACGGCCAGCGCCGGATCGTGTTCCTGATCGGCGGCGCCGACGGGCTGGACCCGTCGATCCTTTCGCAGGCCAACGAACTGCTGGCCTTCGGCCCCCAGACCTGGCCCCACGCCCTGGCCCGCGCCATGCTGGCCGAGCAGATCTACCGCGCCGCCACCATCCTGGGCGGCTCGCCCTATCATCGGGATTGA
- a CDS encoding murein hydrolase activator EnvC family protein, protein MLRRPAILAASACALLLAGAGAVVAQQIGDQRTRDLQQAADTRREIEDLRAELARLNSQQISAGADVDVKRARLETLHRRESALIGELGRDRGQLARLLSALQLFRRNPPPALLVNPGDARDAVRAAILIRAMTPDLQARADAYARQARAVGALRREAAAASEQLFTAESAMADRRGELERMIVEKTQLERAYAQDAIAADQERQTLGALTDGLTTGGATGPLALRVPAPGEVVRRWGDALPVGGKAEGLSIRTAKGQAVGSPAAGVVEYAGPLNGWDMVVIVRAQGAYHLVMAGMADVSVAPGQSVAAGASLGRMTDRGPLEPELYLEVRENGVPADPGRWLKQESR, encoded by the coding sequence ATGCTCCGTCGCCCCGCGATCCTCGCCGCCAGCGCCTGCGCCCTGCTCCTCGCCGGAGCGGGAGCCGTCGTCGCGCAGCAGATCGGCGACCAGCGCACCCGCGACCTGCAGCAGGCCGCCGACACCCGCCGCGAGATCGAGGACCTGCGGGCCGAGCTGGCCCGGCTGAACAGCCAGCAGATCTCGGCCGGCGCCGACGTCGACGTCAAGCGCGCCCGGCTGGAGACCCTGCACCGCCGGGAGTCGGCGCTGATCGGCGAGCTGGGCCGCGACCGGGGCCAGCTGGCCCGGCTGCTCAGCGCCCTGCAGCTTTTCCGCCGCAATCCGCCGCCGGCTTTGCTGGTCAATCCCGGCGACGCCCGCGACGCGGTGCGGGCGGCGATCCTGATCCGGGCCATGACCCCCGACCTGCAGGCCCGCGCCGACGCCTACGCCCGCCAGGCCCGCGCCGTGGGGGCCCTGCGCCGCGAGGCCGCCGCCGCCTCCGAGCAGCTGTTCACCGCCGAGAGCGCCATGGCCGACCGCCGGGGCGAGCTGGAGCGGATGATCGTCGAGAAGACCCAGCTTGAGCGCGCCTACGCCCAGGACGCCATCGCCGCCGACCAGGAGCGCCAGACCCTGGGGGCCCTGACCGACGGCCTGACCACCGGCGGCGCCACCGGCCCGCTGGCGCTGAGGGTCCCCGCGCCCGGCGAGGTGGTCCGCCGCTGGGGCGACGCCCTGCCCGTGGGCGGCAAGGCCGAGGGCCTGTCGATCCGCACCGCCAAGGGCCAGGCCGTCGGCAGCCCCGCCGCCGGCGTGGTCGAGTACGCCGGCCCGCTGAACGGCTGGGACATGGTGGTGATCGTCCGCGCCCAGGGCGCCTATCATCTGGTCATGGCCGGAATGGCCGACGTTTCGGTGGCGCCCGGACAATCGGTCGCAGCCGGCGCAAGCCTTGGACGCATGACCGACCGTGGACCTTTGGAGCCGGAGCTCTATCTTGAAGTGCGTGAGAACGGCGTTCCGGCCGATCCGGGGCGCTGGCTGAAGCAGGAGTCGCGGTAG
- a CDS encoding S41 family peptidase, with amino-acid sequence MRKYLLIGVSAFVLGAGTMAYVSPIAQATIPSQKAKTYKLLELFGDVLATVEDQYVTEVDDKKLIEAALDGMLTSLDPHSGYLSPDSFEDMQDTTRGEYGGLGIEVTSEEGVVKVISPMDGTPAARAGVQAGDYITAVNGQSVLGLTVNEAVKQMRGPAGETVAITIAREKSDPIELKLVREVIKPKAAIARMEGDYGYVRLPGFNEKSTDALAAAIKDLQAKNPQMKGLVFDLRNNPGGLLDQARGVADLFLEGGEVVSQRGRNPRDIQRLNATPGDILNGLPMVVLINQGSASAAEIVAGALQDRHRAELVGITSFGKGSVQTVIPLRGGADGALKLTTARYFTPSGRSIQKTGIEPDLEVAQTKDQAQDIANRVWFSEASFKNALNADEGKTRKGAHVPAEAPPAGFDEKKDDFQLSRALAVLKAGSVEAVPKLPKPQPKIAEVTAKAAAIGGKPPVEKK; translated from the coding sequence ATGCGCAAGTATCTGCTCATCGGTGTTTCGGCCTTCGTCCTCGGCGCGGGGACCATGGCCTACGTCAGCCCCATCGCCCAAGCGACCATCCCCTCGCAGAAGGCCAAGACCTACAAGCTGCTCGAACTGTTCGGCGACGTGCTCGCCACCGTCGAGGACCAGTACGTCACCGAGGTCGACGACAAGAAGCTGATCGAGGCCGCCCTCGACGGCATGCTGACCAGCCTCGACCCGCACTCGGGCTACCTGTCGCCCGACAGCTTCGAGGACATGCAGGACACCACCCGCGGTGAATACGGCGGCCTCGGCATCGAGGTCACCAGCGAAGAAGGCGTGGTCAAGGTGATCTCGCCGATGGACGGCACCCCCGCGGCCCGCGCGGGCGTCCAGGCCGGCGACTACATCACCGCCGTCAACGGCCAGTCGGTGCTGGGCCTGACGGTCAACGAGGCCGTCAAGCAGATGCGCGGCCCGGCCGGCGAGACCGTGGCCATCACCATCGCCCGCGAGAAGTCCGACCCGATCGAGCTGAAGCTGGTGCGCGAGGTCATCAAGCCCAAGGCCGCCATCGCCCGCATGGAAGGCGACTACGGCTACGTGCGCCTGCCCGGCTTCAACGAGAAGTCCACCGACGCCCTGGCCGCCGCCATCAAGGACCTGCAGGCCAAGAACCCGCAGATGAAGGGCCTGGTCTTCGACCTGCGCAACAATCCGGGCGGCCTGCTCGACCAGGCGCGCGGCGTGGCCGACCTGTTCCTGGAAGGCGGCGAGGTCGTCAGCCAGCGGGGCCGCAACCCGCGCGACATCCAGCGCCTGAACGCCACCCCCGGCGACATCCTGAACGGCCTGCCGATGGTGGTGCTGATCAACCAGGGCTCGGCCTCGGCCGCCGAAATCGTCGCCGGCGCCCTGCAGGACCGCCATCGCGCCGAACTGGTGGGCATCACCAGCTTCGGCAAGGGCTCGGTCCAGACCGTGATCCCGCTGCGCGGCGGCGCCGACGGCGCGCTGAAGCTGACCACGGCGCGCTACTTCACTCCGTCGGGCCGCTCGATCCAGAAGACCGGCATCGAGCCCGACCTGGAAGTGGCCCAGACCAAGGACCAGGCCCAGGACATCGCCAACCGCGTGTGGTTCAGCGAGGCCAGCTTCAAGAACGCGCTCAACGCCGACGAGGGCAAGACCCGCAAGGGCGCCCACGTTCCGGCCGAGGCCCCGCCCGCCGGCTTCGACGAGAAGAAGGACGACTTCCAGCTGTCGCGCGCCCTGGCCGTGCTGAAGGCCGGCTCGGTCGAGGCCGTGCCGAAGCTGCCCAAGCCGCAACCGAAGATCGCCGAGGTCACCGCCAAGGCCGCGGCCATCGGCGGCAAGCCCCCGGTCGAGAAGAAGTAA